A single Gammaproteobacteria bacterium DNA region contains:
- a CDS encoding transposase — protein MPKKYRQFSAEFKAEAVRLAESSDKAVTQIARELDIRVNQIYKWKKELTDKTVHAFPGKKQLKGSEPF, from the coding sequence ATGCCGAAAAAATACCGTCAATTCAGTGCAGAATTCAAAGCGGAAGCGGTGCGTTTAGCAGAATCATCGGATAAAGCCGTCACGCAAATAGCGCGTGAATTAGATATTCGTGTTAATCAGATTTACAAATGGAAAAAAGAACTCACTGATAAAACTGTCCATGCTTTTCCTGGCAAAAAACAATTAAAGGGGTCAGAGCCCTTTTAG
- the rimM gene encoding ribosome maturation factor RimM has product MTEPDNAVITLGEIVGVFGVKGWVKLFSYTEPKEKIGQYAPWLVGNGVKSQSVVLEVLHIHGKGLIAKLQDINDRDSAALLIGHSITVARSELAALPANEFYWRDLLGLRVVNLQGIELGDVEQLLETGAHDVLVIKKEGMETLIPYVWNHFIYAVNLEAGIIQVDWPVDWQTD; this is encoded by the coding sequence ATGACCGAGCCGGATAATGCAGTTATTACCCTTGGCGAGATTGTTGGCGTGTTTGGTGTTAAGGGTTGGGTCAAACTTTTTTCTTATACCGAACCGAAAGAAAAAATTGGTCAATACGCTCCTTGGTTAGTGGGCAATGGCGTTAAAAGCCAGTCGGTGGTGTTGGAAGTTTTACATATCCACGGCAAAGGCTTGATCGCAAAGTTACAAGATATCAATGACCGCGATAGCGCGGCTTTATTGATCGGCCACTCCATTACGGTGGCGCGCAGCGAATTAGCCGCTTTGCCTGCGAATGAGTTTTATTGGCGAGATCTGCTGGGATTGCGAGTAGTGAATCTGCAAGGGATCGAGTTGGGTGATGTTGAGCAATTGTTGGAGACCGGTGCACATGACGTGCTGGTGATCAAAAAAGAGGGTATGGAGACCCTGATCCCCTACGTTTGGAACCATTTTATCTATGCGGTAAATCTGGAAGCAGGGATTATCCAAGTAGACTGGCCAGTTGATTGGCAAACAGATTAG
- a CDS encoding transcriptional repressor, which produces MPKIKPLALTEQKARQMLVEVGARATPNRIAVLMLLLDSEWALSHQDIEQLLLKRKQDVDRVTLYRTLDWLVEHAVAHKISGDDRIWRFNAPTSQLDEHAHFFCNNCGKVFCIALASESLPVRLPAHYRLASSEVVLKGQCPACRA; this is translated from the coding sequence ATGCCAAAAATTAAACCGTTAGCGTTGACCGAGCAGAAGGCTCGACAAATGTTAGTGGAGGTGGGCGCACGCGCTACGCCTAACCGAATTGCAGTACTAATGCTGTTGCTCGACAGCGAATGGGCGCTGAGTCATCAAGATATCGAGCAGCTCTTGCTTAAACGCAAACAGGATGTTGATCGGGTTACTTTATATAGAACGTTGGATTGGTTAGTGGAACATGCGGTCGCACATAAAATTAGCGGTGATGATCGTATCTGGCGTTTTAATGCGCCGACCTCTCAATTAGATGAGCACGCGCATTTCTTTTGTAATAACTGTGGAAAAGTTTTTTGTATAGCGCTAGCGAGTGAAAGTTTGCCCGTCCGCTTACCTGCCCATTATCGTCTAGCTTCCAGTGAAGTTGTTTTGAAAGGGCAGTGTCCGGCGTGTCGTGCCTGA
- a CDS encoding TonB-dependent receptor: protein MTAFVVLVLTNVIPSICWADIQHNHKPESEPATQLEKVEVTGVKMRLEQAGVLKNVIQQTELISQESIEKQQANTLAEAIQKSPGVRVANECSMCGVKRVLMNGMKGEHTTTLIDGIPMYTLISGFYGFDASSAAGIESIEIARGAGASLVAPEAIGGTINLITREAKEDLAEVDIAGGENGYRKTSILATGVSDDGNTRATLVGQQDTRDQYDGDDNGVSESPSLKNASYVVRISHDIGTSDNVTFRLGNVRSEIFGGPKLGSRPQLAQTFSTLANGPTAGDFFVDGDVRNQYIANPWETAEWIKTDREELALSWLHEINEKLNATLSLSTVEHIQDSFYEGIDYYADNKMSNVDLRFNYFLSQQHLLTFGANIKRETLRSENLALQTLPDYVTDSFDYDTDSVYVQDVWKPIEALEISGALRYDNVKADFIDPAKPGIEIEESIVSPRLDIRYMHTEHWASRLSAGRGYRAPLSFFESDHGILDSGLGYQIEVDKLERSLSMSYALSYESDVLTTTASYVTTSIDNLAALSETDMGVPLLTQLDETAKVNSADIVIGYRIIEPLTLSATLEQLQYDDVFKQSFSIAPIERRASLGLDLDINAWDLSVSATWVGSRDLTDYGYEGYNRSDATAPKTTDAPAYTTVDAKVSYEFAADFSLYLGATNLFDYTQVGDSETPLFYDATGGYDVAYIYGPLRGREAYVGMKLTF, encoded by the coding sequence TTGACAGCGTTTGTGGTTTTGGTGTTAACCAATGTAATCCCTTCTATCTGTTGGGCGGATATCCAGCATAATCATAAGCCAGAGTCAGAGCCAGCGACGCAGCTGGAAAAGGTTGAGGTTACGGGCGTTAAGATGCGTTTAGAGCAAGCGGGTGTGTTGAAGAATGTGATTCAACAAACCGAGCTTATTTCGCAAGAGTCGATTGAAAAACAACAAGCCAATACGTTGGCTGAAGCCATTCAAAAATCCCCGGGCGTGCGTGTAGCGAACGAATGCTCTATGTGCGGCGTAAAAAGAGTGTTAATGAATGGTATGAAAGGTGAGCACACGACAACGTTAATTGATGGTATTCCAATGTATACGTTGATTTCGGGCTTTTATGGTTTTGATGCTAGCAGTGCTGCGGGCATTGAAAGTATAGAAATAGCGAGAGGCGCGGGCGCTTCATTAGTTGCACCCGAAGCGATTGGCGGCACGATCAATTTAATTACGCGTGAAGCTAAAGAAGATCTTGCTGAAGTAGATATTGCCGGCGGTGAAAATGGTTATAGAAAAACTTCCATATTGGCGACCGGTGTTAGTGATGATGGAAACACACGTGCAACTTTAGTGGGCCAACAAGACACACGTGATCAATATGATGGTGATGACAATGGTGTTAGTGAGTCACCTTCTTTGAAAAATGCGTCTTATGTTGTGCGTATATCTCACGATATTGGTACCAGCGATAATGTAACGTTTCGTTTAGGCAATGTTCGTTCTGAAATATTTGGTGGACCTAAGTTAGGATCTCGTCCTCAGCTGGCACAAACTTTCAGTACACTGGCAAATGGCCCAACAGCAGGCGATTTTTTTGTTGATGGCGATGTGCGTAATCAATACATTGCTAATCCTTGGGAAACTGCCGAATGGATTAAAACTGATCGAGAAGAATTAGCCTTAAGCTGGCTGCACGAAATTAATGAGAAGCTCAATGCTACGTTGTCGTTGAGTACGGTTGAGCATATTCAAGATTCTTTTTATGAAGGCATTGATTATTATGCTGACAACAAAATGAGTAATGTTGATTTACGTTTTAATTATTTCTTAAGCCAGCAACATCTGTTGACGTTTGGTGCGAATATTAAACGCGAAACGTTGCGCTCAGAGAATCTGGCATTACAAACATTGCCTGATTATGTCACTGATAGTTTTGATTACGACACCGACAGTGTCTATGTGCAAGATGTGTGGAAGCCGATTGAAGCGTTAGAAATATCCGGCGCTTTGCGTTATGACAATGTTAAAGCTGATTTCATAGATCCAGCAAAACCCGGTATAGAAATCGAAGAATCCATTGTATCGCCACGTTTAGACATTCGATATATGCACACGGAACATTGGGCATCGCGTCTATCAGCGGGTCGTGGTTATCGCGCGCCTTTATCGTTTTTTGAATCCGACCATGGCATATTGGATTCAGGTTTGGGCTATCAAATAGAAGTGGATAAGCTTGAGCGTTCACTGTCAATGAGTTATGCCTTGAGTTATGAAAGCGACGTGCTTACCACTACAGCATCGTATGTGACTACGTCGATTGATAACCTTGCAGCATTATCTGAAACAGATATGGGTGTTCCTTTGTTGACGCAGTTGGATGAAACCGCAAAAGTTAATTCGGCCGATATTGTGATTGGTTATCGTATTATTGAGCCGTTAACGTTGTCGGCTACTCTAGAACAATTGCAATACGACGATGTATTCAAACAATCATTTTCAATTGCACCTATCGAACGTCGTGCGTCGCTGGGTCTTGATCTTGATATCAATGCATGGGATCTCAGCGTCAGTGCCACGTGGGTAGGGAGTCGTGATCTGACAGATTATGGTTACGAAGGTTATAACCGTTCGGATGCCACTGCGCCTAAAACCACCGATGCACCGGCTTATACCACTGTAGATGCAAAAGTGAGTTATGAGTTTGCAGCGGACTTTAGTCTTTACCTCGGTGCAACAAACTTGTTTGATTATACACAAGTCGGCGATAGTGAAACGCCGTTATTCTATGACGCGACTGGCGGTTATGACGTAGCGTATATTTATGGTCCATTGCGTGGTCGTGAAGCTTATGTCGGAATGAAACTTACATTCTGA
- a CDS encoding transposase: MPRKPRFVIPGVPMHIVQRGHSREPAFFEDSDYSAYLGWLKEAADRYQCAIHAYVLMTNHVHILATPADEMGVARMMQYVGRRYVPYINYSYGTTGTLWEGRYKANLVQANDYLLMCMRYIELNPVRANMVSAPAHYRWSSYRANGQGKVDVLITEHPLYLALGRTKALREEAYKALFKAHVDDEMLDDIRCAWQSGTPLGNDSFRKKVEAKLDCRVGHAKRGRPSKIL, translated from the coding sequence ATGCCACGTAAACCTCGTTTTGTGATTCCCGGTGTTCCCATGCATATCGTGCAACGAGGGCACAGTCGTGAACCGGCGTTTTTTGAAGACAGCGATTATTCTGCGTACTTGGGCTGGTTGAAAGAAGCGGCTGATCGTTATCAGTGTGCGATTCATGCTTATGTGTTGATGACCAATCATGTGCATATCCTTGCGACGCCCGCAGACGAGATGGGTGTTGCGCGCATGATGCAATACGTAGGTAGACGTTATGTGCCTTATATAAATTATAGTTATGGCACAACCGGTACTTTGTGGGAAGGACGTTACAAAGCAAACCTCGTTCAAGCGAATGATTATCTGCTGATGTGTATGCGTTATATCGAATTAAATCCTGTGCGTGCCAATATGGTAAGTGCGCCTGCACATTATCGTTGGTCGAGTTACCGTGCGAATGGCCAAGGCAAAGTCGATGTATTAATCACCGAGCATCCTTTGTATTTGGCGTTAGGCAGGACAAAAGCGCTGCGTGAAGAAGCTTATAAGGCTTTATTTAAAGCGCATGTGGATGATGAGATGTTAGATGACATTCGTTGTGCATGGCAAAGTGGTACGCCATTAGGCAATGATTCTTTTCGTAAAAAGGTTGAGGCAAAGCTTGATTGCCGTGTTGGGCACGCAAAGCGCGGTCGACCCTCTAAGATCCTCTAA
- the rpsP gene encoding 30S ribosomal protein S16 produces the protein MVVIRLSRGGTNKRPFYHMVVTDSRNKRDGRFIERLGYYNPVARGNEIPVHFDQTRVDYWLSQGAQASDRVKSLFKRAPKAAA, from the coding sequence ATGGTAGTGATTCGTTTATCACGCGGCGGCACCAACAAGCGTCCGTTTTATCACATGGTTGTCACTGACAGCCGCAATAAGCGCGATGGTCGTTTTATTGAGCGTTTGGGTTATTACAACCCAGTGGCGCGTGGCAATGAAATCCCTGTGCATTTTGATCAAACACGGGTTGATTATTGGTTGTCGCAAGGCGCGCAAGCTTCTGATCGTGTTAAAAGCTTGTTCAAGCGTGCACCTAAGGCTGCTGCTTAA
- a CDS encoding nickel permease, with protein MENYLIFDITGFTLMFMLGLRHGLDPDHIAIIDNMVIRIHDQRPSLARWVGTLFAIGHGLVVTCIAVLVSLLSTKFSIPQNISVILEWVPVLLLLLVGTLNLVQLLKGNYVSPQGWRSHFIPQKLRDGTSALSVLLVGVLFATVFDTATQAAAWGYAASVNHGVWGALVIGLIFSAGMIITDTIDSNIVCGILARATDATTIKTYRTFLGWFIVAMSFGVAGYAILSAFNSSFELSDDQKSILGVIFMLLALMMYFVLLLRKSFKSYASIGSL; from the coding sequence ATGGAAAATTATTTAATTTTTGATATTACCGGTTTTACGCTGATGTTCATGTTGGGTTTAAGGCATGGCTTAGATCCTGATCACATAGCGATCATTGATAACATGGTTATTCGTATTCATGATCAGCGACCTTCATTAGCGCGTTGGGTTGGGACTCTATTTGCTATTGGACACGGTCTCGTCGTCACATGTATCGCTGTGTTGGTGAGCCTGCTCTCGACAAAATTTAGTATCCCGCAAAATATTAGTGTGATTCTTGAGTGGGTGCCGGTTCTTTTATTGTTGTTAGTCGGCACATTAAATTTAGTTCAATTACTTAAAGGTAATTACGTTAGTCCACAAGGCTGGCGTAGTCACTTTATTCCACAAAAACTTCGTGATGGTACGAGTGCATTGTCGGTGTTATTGGTTGGGGTTTTATTTGCAACAGTATTTGATACCGCCACCCAAGCCGCTGCCTGGGGTTATGCTGCATCCGTCAATCATGGCGTATGGGGTGCATTGGTAATTGGTTTGATTTTTTCGGCAGGCATGATTATTACCGATACGATTGACAGCAATATTGTTTGCGGGATTTTGGCGCGTGCCACAGACGCGACTACTATAAAAACTTATCGTACCTTTTTGGGTTGGTTTATTGTCGCTATGTCATTTGGAGTCGCTGGTTATGCGATTTTAAGCGCATTTAATTCTTCTTTTGAATTAAGCGACGACCAAAAATCTATATTGGGTGTGATTTTTATGTTACTTGCGTTAATGATGTATTTTGTTTTGCTACTTCGAAAGTCTTTTAAATCTTACGCATCTATAGGTTCGCTATGA
- a CDS encoding GIY-YIG nuclease family protein, giving the protein MPNIKTADTNPNSPSTQWFLYMVRSGDNSLYTGITTNVERRFAEHQSKSPKAARFLKAKSNLQLVLSMEVGDHSSALRLEAAIKKLSKQQKEYVVQDPRRLAAFRS; this is encoded by the coding sequence ATGCCTAATATAAAAACGGCTGACACCAATCCAAACAGTCCATCGACGCAATGGTTTTTATACATGGTGCGTTCCGGTGATAACAGCTTGTACACCGGTATCACCACCAATGTTGAGCGCCGCTTTGCCGAACATCAAAGTAAAAGTCCCAAAGCTGCGCGTTTTCTAAAAGCGAAATCGAATTTGCAGCTGGTGCTATCAATGGAAGTGGGTGATCACTCATCAGCATTGCGGTTAGAGGCCGCGATTAAAAAATTATCTAAACAGCAAAAAGAATATGTAGTACAAGATCCACGGCGATTGGCAGCCTTCAGATCCTGA
- the rplS gene encoding 50S ribosomal protein L19, with amino-acid sequence MSNIIAQLDAEQLREIPDFAAGDTVVVNVKVKEGTRERVQAFEGVVIAIRNRGINSAFTVRKISHGEGVERVFQTHSPIIASIEVKRKGKVRRAKLYYLRERSGRSARIKEKL; translated from the coding sequence ATGAGCAACATCATTGCACAGCTGGATGCCGAACAACTGAGAGAGATCCCTGATTTCGCCGCGGGTGACACCGTGGTGGTAAACGTGAAAGTAAAAGAAGGTACCCGTGAGCGGGTGCAGGCTTTTGAAGGCGTGGTTATCGCGATTCGTAATCGGGGTATTAATTCTGCGTTCACAGTGCGCAAAATTTCGCACGGCGAAGGTGTTGAACGCGTTTTCCAAACGCACAGCCCGATCATTGCTAGTATTGAAGTTAAGCGTAAAGGCAAAGTTCGTCGCGCTAAGCTGTATTACTTACGTGAGCGTAGCGGTCGTTCTGCCCGTATTAAAGAAAAACTCTAA
- the trmD gene encoding tRNA (guanosine(37)-N1)-methyltransferase TrmD, whose protein sequence is MRFDVITLFPELVQSVALGGVIGRAFEQGLLSLHCWNPRDYALDRHRTVDERPYGGGPGMVMKIQPLEDCLVAARAANPTAQVVYLSPQGRVLQQAAVQEFAAGQDLILIAGRYEGIDERFLERYVDAEWSIGDYVISGGELAAMVLIDAIGRQLPGVLGDADSALQDSFMTGLLDCPHYTRPEVYDGQTVPAVLLGGDHQKIAQWRHQQALLRTAQRRPDVLSAQWPSLSANDRAWLSKNAPDIAWLEVLAVNGTNVKD, encoded by the coding sequence ATGCGTTTTGATGTCATCACGCTATTCCCCGAATTAGTACAAAGCGTGGCTCTGGGCGGCGTTATTGGTCGGGCATTCGAACAAGGCTTACTCAGTTTGCATTGTTGGAATCCACGCGATTATGCCCTAGATCGTCATCGCACCGTGGATGAGCGCCCCTATGGTGGTGGCCCCGGAATGGTGATGAAGATTCAGCCATTGGAAGATTGTTTAGTGGCAGCACGCGCTGCGAATCCTACGGCGCAAGTAGTGTATTTATCGCCGCAAGGTCGAGTGTTGCAACAGGCCGCCGTGCAAGAATTTGCTGCTGGCCAGGATTTGATTTTGATTGCCGGTCGTTATGAAGGCATTGATGAGCGGTTTCTTGAACGTTATGTCGATGCAGAATGGTCGATTGGTGATTATGTAATAAGTGGTGGGGAATTAGCCGCCATGGTGTTGATTGATGCGATAGGTCGGCAATTGCCTGGTGTATTAGGTGATGCAGATTCAGCGTTACAAGATTCGTTTATGACGGGTTTGCTAGATTGCCCTCATTACACGCGTCCTGAAGTTTATGATGGCCAAACAGTACCAGCAGTTTTGTTGGGCGGTGACCATCAAAAAATTGCGCAATGGCGTCATCAACAAGCGTTATTACGAACGGCGCAGCGTCGACCGGATGTGTTGAGCGCGCAATGGCCCAGTCTTAGTGCGAATGATCGTGCTTGGTTGAGCAAAAATGCACCGGATATAGCGTGGCTTGAAGTGCTCGCTGTAAACGGAACGAATGTGAAAGATTGA
- a CDS encoding DNA-deoxyinosine glycosylase: MNTPTTLFAFPPLAHTDASVLILGSMPGVASLSAAQYYAHPRNGFWPMMASLFAFDVLLPYEQRVALLLKNRIAVWDVLQSCARPGSLDANIIQSSIIANDFVSFFNAHPSIKTVYFNGQTAAKLYKRYVLPTVMTHTLHYQTLPSTSPAHASLSFADKLTVWQQLILPAKKN, encoded by the coding sequence ATGAACACTCCCACTACCCTCTTCGCATTTCCACCACTGGCGCACACCGATGCGAGTGTGTTGATTCTTGGCAGCATGCCGGGAGTGGCGTCTTTAAGCGCTGCACAATATTACGCGCATCCGCGCAACGGATTTTGGCCAATGATGGCAAGCCTGTTTGCATTTGATGTGCTGCTGCCGTATGAGCAGCGAGTCGCGCTGTTGCTAAAAAATCGCATCGCGGTGTGGGATGTATTACAAAGTTGTGCACGTCCCGGCAGTTTGGATGCGAACATTATCCAATCATCAATTATCGCGAATGACTTTGTAAGTTTTTTTAATGCACATCCTTCGATCAAAACGGTTTATTTCAACGGTCAGACTGCGGCAAAATTATATAAACGTTATGTACTACCGACGGTGATGACGCATACGCTGCATTATCAGACGCTGCCGTCAACGAGTCCGGCGCATGCAAGTTTGTCATTTGCGGATAAACTTACTGTTTGGCAGCAATTAATATTACCAGCCAAAAAAAATTAA
- the nrtS gene encoding nitrate/nitrite transporter NrtS, whose amino-acid sequence MQAPSISFWYFATLPSVIKRGLIIGLIVGTILNLINQGDIIVVFAWSEVTWWRVALTYCVPYCVSTYSSAMSLRATALAQSNA is encoded by the coding sequence ATGCAGGCGCCGTCAATTTCGTTTTGGTATTTTGCAACCTTGCCGAGCGTTATCAAGCGCGGTTTGATTATTGGTTTAATCGTCGGCACCATTTTAAATTTAATTAATCAAGGCGATATTATTGTTGTATTCGCATGGAGCGAAGTTACCTGGTGGCGCGTCGCGTTAACCTACTGCGTACCGTATTGTGTTTCCACCTATTCGAGCGCCATGTCGTTGCGCGCAACCGCGCTTGCGCAAAGCAATGCCTAA
- a CDS encoding VWA domain-containing protein, whose translation MLIDFFLTLRKHQVKTSLKELLDLLQALKEHVVFGDVEEFYLLSRLCLIKDESEYDKFDVAFAEYFKGVNDINLESLFETQIPEEWVRKLAEKYLTDEEKAQIQSSGGFEELMKKLMERLAEQKERHQGGGKWIGTAGTSPFGAYGYNPEGIRIGQHESRHRRAAKVWDKREFRNLDGNVELGTRNIKVALKRLRKFARQGAADQLDLDDTIRSTAHKGMLDIKLVPERHNAVKVLLFLDIGGSMDDHIQICEELFSAARTEFKHLEYFYFHNCVYEGVWRDNNRRYSERLSTMDVIHTYGADYKLVFVGDASMSPYEIAAPGGSVEHWNEEAGAVWVNRLLSHFKKSIWLNPMSEEYWSYTQSIAMMRQLVNQRMFPLTLSGLDAGMRELL comes from the coding sequence ATGTTAATTGATTTCTTTTTAACCCTGCGCAAACATCAAGTCAAAACCTCGTTGAAGGAATTGCTGGATTTGTTGCAGGCCTTAAAAGAACATGTGGTGTTTGGTGATGTTGAAGAGTTTTATTTGCTCAGCCGTTTGTGTTTGATTAAAGACGAAAGTGAATACGACAAATTTGACGTAGCATTTGCCGAATACTTCAAAGGCGTTAATGACATTAATTTAGAATCCTTATTTGAAACGCAGATTCCAGAAGAGTGGGTGCGCAAACTCGCAGAAAAATATTTAACTGACGAGGAAAAAGCGCAAATTCAATCATCAGGTGGTTTTGAAGAACTGATGAAAAAATTAATGGAACGTTTAGCCGAACAAAAAGAACGTCATCAAGGCGGCGGTAAATGGATAGGCACTGCCGGCACTTCACCGTTTGGTGCCTATGGTTACAATCCCGAAGGCATTCGTATTGGTCAACACGAATCACGTCATCGCCGCGCAGCGAAAGTCTGGGATAAACGCGAATTTCGTAATTTAGACGGCAACGTTGAACTCGGCACTCGCAACATTAAAGTTGCTTTAAAACGACTGCGCAAATTTGCGCGGCAAGGTGCAGCCGATCAATTGGATTTAGATGACACCATTCGTTCCACCGCGCACAAAGGCATGCTCGATATTAAGCTCGTGCCAGAACGTCATAACGCTGTAAAAGTATTATTATTTTTAGATATCGGCGGTTCGATGGACGATCACATCCAAATTTGTGAAGAATTATTTTCGGCCGCGCGAACTGAGTTTAAGCATCTAGAATATTTTTATTTTCACAACTGCGTCTACGAAGGCGTGTGGCGCGATAATAATCGGCGCTACAGCGAACGCTTATCCACCATGGATGTGATTCACACGTATGGCGCTGATTACAAATTGGTTTTTGTTGGCGATGCCAGCATGAGTCCCTATGAAATTGCCGCGCCCGGTGGCAGCGTTGAACATTGGAACGAAGAAGCGGGTGCTGTGTGGGTGAATCGTTTATTAAGTCATTTTAAAAAATCGATTTGGCTCAATCCGATGAGTGAAGAATATTGGAGTTACACGCAATCCATTGCGATGATGCGTCAACTCGTTAATCAGCGGATGTTTCCGTTGACATTGTCAGGCCTTGACGCTGGTATGCGAGAACTATTGTAA
- a CDS encoding GTP-binding protein, with amino-acid sequence MKNNLIPVTVLTGFLGAGKTTLLNRILNEQHSNKILVIENEFGEAGIDNALLAESIKEQIVVMNNGCICCTVRGDLVKILGEFREKLQNKELDFNRVIIETTGLADPAPVAQTFFMEPSIESFYKLDAVVTVVDAVHGSMQLDEHHEAQEQVGFADRILISKTDLVEAVAYETLQQRLRSINQRASIKKVHFGETDINEILDVNGFNLDDILKIEPGFLEEDHHEHDDNIKSFVIREKRPYVLDRLEMVMSMLVQQFGNDMLRYKGILNIENNPKKLVFQGVHMIMGGHEFSLWPKNAERESVMVFIGRDLPERAIRNLLDGCVAI; translated from the coding sequence ATGAAAAATAATTTGATTCCAGTAACGGTGTTGACCGGATTTTTGGGTGCCGGCAAAACTACGTTGTTAAATAGAATATTGAATGAACAACATTCTAATAAAATTCTTGTTATCGAAAACGAATTTGGAGAAGCAGGTATTGATAATGCTTTATTAGCCGAATCGATTAAAGAACAGATTGTAGTGATGAACAATGGCTGTATTTGTTGCACCGTACGCGGCGATTTGGTCAAGATCTTGGGTGAGTTTAGAGAAAAATTACAAAACAAAGAATTGGATTTTAATCGCGTCATTATTGAAACCACGGGATTGGCAGATCCTGCCCCGGTGGCTCAAACTTTTTTTATGGAGCCATCCATAGAGTCATTTTATAAATTAGATGCAGTGGTAACGGTCGTCGATGCCGTGCATGGTTCTATGCAACTTGATGAGCATCATGAAGCTCAAGAACAAGTAGGTTTTGCGGATCGCATTTTAATTTCGAAGACGGATCTAGTAGAAGCTGTAGCATATGAAACACTGCAACAGCGCTTGCGAAGTATTAACCAGCGCGCCTCTATCAAAAAAGTGCATTTTGGCGAAACGGATATTAATGAAATTTTAGATGTGAATGGTTTTAATCTAGATGACATCCTCAAAATAGAACCGGGCTTTTTGGAAGAAGATCATCATGAGCATGATGACAATATCAAATCTTTTGTCATCCGCGAAAAGAGACCGTATGTGTTGGACCGTTTAGAAATGGTTATGTCGATGTTAGTGCAGCAATTTGGCAATGACATGCTGCGTTACAAAGGTATATTAAACATTGAGAACAACCCTAAAAAATTAGTGTTTCAAGGTGTGCATATGATTATGGGTGGTCATGAGTTTTCACTGTGGCCCAAAAATGCCGAACGCGAAAGCGTGATGGTATTTATTGGCCGAGATCTTCCAGAGCGCGCCATTAGGAATTTGTTAGATGGCTGTGTGGCCATTTAA
- the tadA gene encoding tRNA adenosine(34) deaminase TadA, with protein MSVFATDALYMQHALQLAQRAADAGEVPVGAVLVKDNEIISEGWNQPIAGHDPTAHAEIMVLRAAAQRLNNYRLNDCTLYVTLEPCAMCVGAMIHARIARLVYGAAEPKTGAVKSAMALLTHPSHNHYIAMTEGVLAAECGQVLIDFFEARRGLR; from the coding sequence ATGAGTGTATTCGCAACAGATGCTTTATATATGCAGCACGCTTTGCAGTTAGCGCAACGCGCGGCTGATGCTGGTGAAGTGCCTGTGGGTGCGGTGTTGGTGAAAGATAATGAAATAATTTCCGAGGGTTGGAATCAGCCGATTGCGGGTCATGATCCCACCGCACATGCGGAGATAATGGTGTTGCGCGCGGCGGCGCAGCGGTTAAATAATTATCGTTTGAATGATTGCACTTTATACGTAACGTTGGAGCCGTGTGCGATGTGTGTGGGTGCGATGATCCATGCGCGGATTGCACGTCTCGTTTATGGCGCAGCGGAACCGAAAACGGGCGCGGTGAAAAGCGCGATGGCGTTGTTAACACATCCTTCGCATAATCATTATATTGCGATGACTGAAGGTGTGTTGGCCGCTGAATGCGGGCAGGTGTTAATTGATTTTTTTGAAGCAAGGCGTGGACTGCGCTGA